One region of Vespa crabro chromosome 15, iyVesCrab1.2, whole genome shotgun sequence genomic DNA includes:
- the LOC124429278 gene encoding NAD(+) hydrolase sarm1 yields MSVDRGLNMLHKHGSRSQPSSVYKNSRGAFLKSMSEFPVEGGENGDMQAVMENFQKKNNLVTGRTHVSHHPQVTTSSQMLTTNQSQSSSSSSSSSRVAKSSQRILTSSSSSEMKASSMKSDLTELKRGISEMKNISTNFSRLRSSMENLVDRDGTGAEENDLTEPLVTFPDPDTPPPSTGTVTLTGGSPSQLSSLNSLNNLHSMSPQMNMPSITNRTSLPAGQETMKFEQKKMTSASKTKVVTDGFSAEKAIANSAEMRALQAGDVSYKEQSAATAARARVELDGVSAEKRVAAAREQRSLKAGDLSHQESNNMAASTMKLQSDSFSSEKKAMAAQQQRQTVTSSGIYNHEKHMASSSQSSITIASKGVTSKSSMICAANAVNQLMNGMRPAEDELLSLPLDDLDLLCSKSNPQDVDRAIAKYSGFLDSFVERLKTNEGKNGKAPLLLNRVNEIIRKAWAVPTHGHELGYTLCNTLRTRGGLDLLMSNCIASDHELQFSSARLLEQCLTTENRAHVVEHGLEKVVNVACVCTKNANSVDHSRVGTGILEHLFKHSEGTCSDVIRLGGLDAVLFECRKNDVETLRHCAGALANLSLYGGAENQEAMIKRKVPMWLFPLAFHNDDNIKYYACLAIAVLVANKEIEAAVLKSGTLDLVEPFVTSHNPYEFAKSNLAHAHGQSKNWLERLVPVLSSKREEARNLAAFHFCMEAGIKKQQGNTEIFRAIGAIEPLKKVASCPNAIASKYAAQALRLIGEEIPHKLSQQVPLWSTEDVREWVKQIGFAECAANFVESRVDGDLLLQLTEENLKEDIGLTNGIRRRRFTRELQNLKKMADYSSRDTGNLNSFLQSIGQEFSIYTYSMLNAGVDKDSIRNLSEDQLLTECGIANSIHRLRILDAIKNMQHNQFSSCEDESPDKSLDVFVSYRRSNGSQLASLLKVHLQLRGFSVFIDVERLEAGKFDNNLLQSIRQAKHFLLVLTPKALERCIQDNECKDWVHREIVAALQSQCNIIPIIDNFQWPEPEDLPEDMRTVCHFNGVRWIHDYQDACVDKLERFMRGEIPVRSELSGGIPRSIASKDVTAPSTPGSTNMRQAPNYQRMHSNESRGSDKDSNGGRD; encoded by the exons atgagTGTCGACCGTGGATTAAACATGCTGCATAAGCATGGAAGCAGGTCTCAACCGAGTTCGGTCTACAAGAACAGTAGGGGTGCCTTCTTGAAATCC ATGTCGGAGTTCCCAGTGGAGGGGGGAGAAAACGGGGACATGCAAGCGGTCATGGAAaactttcaaaaaaagaacaatctgGTCACTGGCCGGACCCATGTTTCCCATCATCCACAAGTTACCACTTCATCGCag ATGCTGACGACGAATCAGAGCCagagcagcagtagcagcagtagtTCGAGCAGGGTGGCCAAATCCTCTCAGAGGATCCTtacgtcgtcctcgtcgagTGAAATGAAAGCGAGCTCTATGAAGAGCGATCTGACCGAATTAAAGCGTGGCATTTCggagatgaaaaatatttcaacgaaTTTTTCACGATTACGTAGCAGCATGGAGAATCTCGTTGACAG AGACGGAACCGGCGCCGAAGAAAATGATTTGACCGAGCCATTGGTAACATTCCCGGATCCTGATACACCACCACCCTCAACGGGAACTGTCACATTGACGGGAGGTTCGCCGTCTCAATTGAGTTCTCTCAATTCATTGAACAATCTTCACAGTATGAGCCCGCAGATGAATATGCCGAGTATAACGAATAGGACGAGTTTACCTGCCGGTCAGGAAACTATGAAATTCGAACAGAAGAAAATGACGAGTGCATCCAAGACGAAG gtcGTTACCGATGGATTTAGTGCTGAAAAGGCAATAGCCAATAGCGCTGAAATGAGAGCATTACAAGCTGGCGATGTATCTTACAAAGAACAAAGCGCCGCGACCGCGGCAAGGGCACGGGTCGAATTGGACGGTGTATCTGCGGAAAAGAGGGTAGCTGCGGCCAGA GAACAGCGAAGCTTGAAGGCTGGAGATTTATCGCATCAAGAGAGCAACAACATGGCAGCCTCGACTATGAAGTTACAAAGTGATTCATTCAGTTCAGAAAAG AAGGCGATGGCGGCACAACAACAACGTCAGACAGTAACTTCCTCAGGAATTTACAATCACGAAAAACACATGGCATCGAGTTCGCAATCGAGTATAACAATAGCTTCGAAAGGAGTTACGTCAAAATCATCGATGATATGTGCGGCCAATGCGGTAAATCAATTGATGAATGGTATGAGGCCAGCTGAGGATGAACTTCTTTCATTGCCATTGGATGATCTGGATTTATTATGTTCTAAGTCAAATCCGCAGGATGTTGATCGTGCGATTGCTAAATACTCCGGTTTCTTAGATAGTTTCGTCGAACGTTTAAAGACCAACGAAGGAAAGAACGGGAAAGCTCCATTGTTATTGAACAGGGTAAATGAGATCATCAGAAAAGCCTGGGCTGTACCTACTCATGGTCATGAACTTGGTTATACACTGTGTAATACCCTTAGAACGAGAGGTGGTCTAGATTTGTTGATGTCAAATTGCATTGCGAGCGATCACGAGTTACAGTTCTCCTCGGCCAGATTATTGGAACAATGTTTGACAACTGAAAATCGTGCCCACGTGGTTGAACATGGCCTTGAGAAGGTTGTAAACGTAGCTTGTGTGTGCACGAAGAATGCCAATTCCGTGGATCATTCTAGAGTGGGCACCGGTATATTGGAACATCTATTCAAGCATAGTGAGGGTACCTGTAGCGACGTTATCAGGCTTGGCGGTTTGGACGCGGTTTTATTCGAGTGTAGAAAGAACGACGTAGAAACATTGAGACACTGTGCCGGGGCATTAGCCAATTTGTCACTTTACGGTGGTGCTGAAAATCAAGAAGCTATGATCAAGAGAAAGGTACCAATGTGGCTCTTTCCACTTGCCTTtcataacgacgataatataaagtattacGCTTGTCTGGCCATCGCAGTTTTAGTTGCCAACAAAGAAATTGAGGCGGCCGTTTTAAAATCCGGTACCCTTGACTTAGTCGAACCATTCGTAACATCTCACAATCCTTACGAATTTGCAAAATCGAATTTGGCGCATGCTCATGGACAAAGTAAAAATTGGTTGGAAAGATTGGTACCCGTGTTAAGttcgaaaagagaggaagCCAGAAATCTCGCAGCTTTTCACTTTTGCATGGAAGCTGGTATTAAGAAACAACAAGGCAATACCGAGATATTCCGTGCTATAGGAGCGATCGAACCATTGAAGAAAGTCGCCAGTTGTCCAAATGCAATTGCCTCCAAATACGCTGCACAAGCATTACGTTTGATTGGCGAGGAAATACCACATAAACTTAGCCAACAGGTACCACTTTGGTCTACGGAGGATGTTAGAGAATGGGTTAAACAAATAGGTTTTGCCGAGTGTGCTGCAAATTTTGTTGAGAGTAGAGTGGACGGTGATCTTTTGCTTCAATTGACAGAGGAGAATCTCAAGGAGGACATTGGCTTGACGAATGGAATTAGAAGGAGACGTTTTACGCGGGAATtacaaaatttgaaaaaaatggcGGATTACAGTAGCAGGGATACCGGAAATTTAAATAGTTTCTTACAGTCGATCGGTCaagaattttctatatatacttatagtaTGCTCAACGCTGGCGTTGACAAAGATTCTATAAGAAATTTATCCGAGGATCAATTATTGACCGAGTGTGGTATAGCCAATAGTATACATCGACTTAGGATATTGGATGCCATAAAGAACATGCAACACAATCAATTCAGTTCTTGCGAAGACGAATCGCCGGATAAATCTTTAGATGTATTCGTTAGTTATAGAAGATCCAATGGATCTCAATTAGCTAGCTTACTCAAGGTTCATTTGCAATTACGTGGATTTTCGGTCTTTATCGACGTCGAAAGGTTAGAGGCCggtaaattcgataataatttgttgCAAAGTATAAGACAGGCCAAACACTTCCTCCTTGTGCTAACGCCCAAGGCATTAGAAAGGTGTATACAGGACAACGAGTGTAAAGACTGGGTCCATAGG GAAATTGTAGCTGCGTTACAATCGCAGTGTAACATTATTCCCATAATAGATAATTTTCAATGGCCTGAACCTGAAGATCTTCCTGAAGATATGCGAACGGTTTGTCACTTTAATGGCGTACGTTGGATTCACGATTATCAAGATGCTTGCG